The DNA region TTCGCTGGTCAGCAGGGGGGTAGGGAACAGCGGCAGCAACGCGGCCACGAAACCCAGGATCCAGGCCACCGCCGCCGGCCGGCGCGGTGGTCGCTGCCGCAACTGGTCGATGGCGTACGCCAGCAGCAGGCCGATCACCGGGGTCACCACCAGGGCCAGCCGGGCGGGCAGCGCGGCGTTCACCACCGGCAGGTGCCCTAGCAGGTCGAAGGGCATCGGCAGGTCGGTACGCCGACCGTCGACCTTCGCCACCGGCCCGAAGGAGAGCACGCTGAAGACCACCGCCAGGGCGCCCAGGGCCCACAGGGTGGCCCGGCGACGCGGATCCGCCCGACGCCACAGCAGCACGAAGCAGCAGAGGGTGAGCACCAGCAGCGGCCACCCGAAGAAGGAGTTCTCCTCGGTGGGGTTCGGTGCCAGCGAGGTACGCAGGCCGGCCTCTCCGGCCAGGGAGCGGCGCGGGAAGGCCGCGTAGGCGGCGATGTCCTCGGAGTGGATCACCGGGTCGAAGCCGGTGCCGTGGAAGCGCTGCGGCCCGGCGAAGTGCAACCACAGGGGGTACGCCAGCAGTGCCCCCGCGACCACCGCGGTCACCGCGAGGCCCCGCAGGAAGGACGGCAGCACCGCCCGGGCCTCGGCCCGGTTGGCCGGGTGCAGCGCCCAGACGGCCACGAACAGGCCCAGGGCCAGGGCGGTGAAGAACAGCCCCTCGGCGGCGATCGAGAAGGCGACTGCGACGAGCAGGCCCAGGATCACCCCGTCGCGCAGCCAGTGCCCGGGTCGGCGCAGCGCGAAGACCCGCCACACCAGCAGCGGCACCAGCCAACCGGCGGTCCAGTTCAGGTGGGCGTTGGCGTGCGAGACCATGCCGGGGGAGAAGCCGATGAACAGCCCGCCGACGGCGGCGGCCAGTGGGCTGCGCACCAGGTGCCGGGAGAGCAGCCAGTACCAGGCGACCGCGGTGGCGGCCAGGTTCAGGGTGAGGATCACCAGGAAGGTGGCCGGCGGCCCGATCAGGTACGTCAGGGGGGCGAAGACCACCGCGTACACCGTGATCGAGGTGTTGACCGCCAGGTTCACCCCGTCCGGCACGTTGATCAGGTACGTGTAGAGGGGGTTGTCCCCGTGGCTGACCGCGTGCCCGCCGAAGGCCAGCAGCCACTCGAACAGCGCCTGGTCGCTGGAGTTGACCGTGATCGCGCGACCGTTCGGATCCCGCCACAGCCCACTTGTCACCCAGACGGCGAGCGCCAGCGCGACGAGTGTCACGATCAGGTCGGCGCGACGATCACGGGTGACGGGTACCGGTGAGGTGGGCGCGGACGCCACGGACGGCGAGGTGGGCACCTAGCGGACGTTACCAACCGCGTCCGGACACGCCGGCACCTTCCGGGTGCAAGCCGGGGTCCCACACCCGGACATCGACGAATGTGTGCATCCTCGCCATGTCATCGCCCGGATCCATCTGCGTAACCTCGCGGTAATCATCGGTGATCCAGATCACATTCCTCGGGAGGTCCCGTGCGC from Micromonospora sp. NBC_01739 includes:
- a CDS encoding DUF2079 domain-containing protein, giving the protein MPTSPSVASAPTSPVPVTRDRRADLIVTLVALALAVWVTSGLWRDPNGRAITVNSSDQALFEWLLAFGGHAVSHGDNPLYTYLINVPDGVNLAVNTSITVYAVVFAPLTYLIGPPATFLVILTLNLAATAVAWYWLLSRHLVRSPLAAAVGGLFIGFSPGMVSHANAHLNWTAGWLVPLLVWRVFALRRPGHWLRDGVILGLLVAVAFSIAAEGLFFTALALGLFVAVWALHPANRAEARAVLPSFLRGLAVTAVVAGALLAYPLWLHFAGPQRFHGTGFDPVIHSEDIAAYAAFPRRSLAGEAGLRTSLAPNPTEENSFFGWPLLVLTLCCFVLLWRRADPRRRATLWALGALAVVFSVLSFGPVAKVDGRRTDLPMPFDLLGHLPVVNAALPARLALVVTPVIGLLLAYAIDQLRQRPPRRPAAVAWILGFVAALLPLFPTPLLTSEREPIPRFITSGAWREYVSPGGVLTPVPLALDVYPDGQRWQAYALANRQGEFAIPSGFFLGPGGPDGRGRIGPVPRPFSALLDQAARTGLPPIVTAGTREDVRADLEHWRIETVVLPDEVHGAKWPVDEEALRRTLTMLLGEPERVEDVWLWRVREN